atcatagagctagcaCTACagccactacaccataggaggccgaccgACTGTTTTATTGATAACACTGGTAAGTAatccactttaatttttagaaaaatatgttACTGTACAAAATTGACAAGAGACTGTTTGGGAAATATAAGACAAACAGACAAACATGTGACAAAAAATCTGTATGTGAGGAGAAAAGTAAAGTTGAGTGTCCATTTTGGCGCTTGTGATTAactgttttttatttctttggtaaatttaaataaaataatattcaatGGATGTTTTTCAGGAAGTTAAAAATCATAAGGAAAACAGGGACTTATGAATCCCTTTAGCAACTTGAGGGTGCAAGCAGTGTTAAACATGacgataaaatttattttttttttttacatgatttcctttggaaaatctatgagagaaaaaagaaaaggagactAATTGTCACAGTCTCCAACAgcaattcattgatttttcatgaaaattataaGAACACTTCTCAAGTTTATTCGCACTCAATACAAGCTGAGTATTTTCCATTTCGTAAGTAGTGTATTTCTGTACCTCTAAATCTCTTTAGCGACTGAATGAGAGGGTGGGTCAAAAGGGAAACTGTATTAAGATTGAAGGAAACAAATCAAGGATAACAAAAATTAGGATTCGTATAAAGTAAGTACCCTGCGTTCATGAAGATGTTACGATAATAGATGGTAAGGTGAGAGATGAAATGTAGGTAATTATTTATTCTCTTTCGATTCACCTGGTGaaattctgataaaaattgtataattttacgaatattattttctcagaaaaattgaaaacacaagAGCAAAAATGATTAGCAGTATGCTTTCTGTCCAGAAATATGACCGGAACTTAGATATACAAAGGAGTTTTTATGAATCATAATGATAGCTCAACAGTTTTTCCTGCAAAATAGAGCagaacataaaattaaaaaaaaattggaagtatcAGGctgcttaaaaaaataaagaggaaaaaaaaggtaaaaccCTCATACAATATAATCTGCTGCATCACTAAACTTCCAGTATATTCAACTTGTTTATACCTTGCAAGGTTGTACAGgatgcttaaaaaattaaaaaaaaataaataaataaaataagatgcGAGAGTAAGTATGTAGACTTGCACACAGTAAGATTTATCTTTGAGTAATTAAGGGGTTGAAATTGTTTCAATATCACAGACTAAATGAGCTCTGAGCACAACGACAGCTACAAACATCTCTagcttaaaacaaaaaaaaaaaaaactatattcTTTTCTAGACAGGTAAACATAAAATGCCTTTGATACTTGGACCTGCAACAGAAGTAGAAAATGGACATGATTAACATTTctgatggaaaaaaagaaagatggtACATTTTTCAGCCAATTAAGGTAAAGGCCATGTGTCCTTGAGAACCTTTTTTGGCCTAATATTGGTCAAAGATTGAAGGTACTCAAGTTCAAGTTACAGGTTGTATTTCATGATACATTCAGTGTCAAAGATTGGgtcattgcaattttttcacgagcacaaaattgtctgttgCTGATGCTACATGTTTTTGCACATGATGAATTTAgtgaaatgttcaaaggaaaagAGTAGGCAACTTTGTGCTCAGATTTAGATCAAACAGCATCAATTGCatccaaaacaaaaaaaagctaAGTCTCGAATAGATGTTAAAAAGGCCATTCAGTGTTTCTTAGAGTAATTGGAGTGAGTCATGACCAATTTTGACAATCCTGCTTAATTTACATTGATTTAAGAAGCAAATTCGATTTTGGAAAGGTTAGATGTTTGCTGAGTGGATAACTGGTTTttcctaaagaaaaaaaaataaaaaaaaaactaagaaatgaAATGCACCCAATTTTCGGAGTTTTTGGATTTTCTTCATACGGATGAAGACAATTTCAAAGAGAACTTTTCTGCAAAACACCCATTTCCCCAGTTTCTCGCTGAGTCAAGTTCCAACATCCTCCAATACATGTGTCAATAGTAAAACTGCAGGAACATATACCTCGTTTGCAACATTCAAAAACTTTGCtcccattttttttacatacatcaaatttttcagcaaTTGCTTAAAAGCTTCATGGATTATTCTTTGTACAGAGAAGAAGAgtcagggaagttttcaaacAATGACATTGAgttagggctgtgcgaatattcgCAATTCCGACTATTCGCGCCGCGAATATTCGGCGAATATTCGCTTCGTCTGCCTCGCGCACTATTCGCAAAAttgcgaataatcgcgccgtcgcgaatagtgaatttttgaactgacattttcaaatattcgcgccgtcacgaggaatgaattttcaaatattcgcgccatcaaaaataacgaatttccgAGTGGTAATCGTGAAACGTTGCGAGGACCTGCGTAAGGCTTCCACTTCCACCCGAGACATCGCGAACGGCGGATCTCCTTTGATCTTTACCGACTTTGCCGAGTTTACGAACAGCGAGCGCGATTGCGATTGGGGGAATAAGCAAAGAGCCCAAATTAAGGATTGAAAGAcacagaaatttctgaaattgaaaaaaaaagttcataaacacatttttatttacagcgaaaaaaataaaatactaaaatgtGTCTAGTGACCCTTCGATACTAGCTTGACTGCCCGTGCAGTTACCTTCGTATCCTGGAAATGCATACGTAACTGCAGGGCAGTCAAGCCAGCATCCAGGGATCTTCGAACAAATTCTTAACAGCCTAGGCTACTATCAtagcatttcattgttttctatGCAGGCGTAGgagcaaatggaaaattcttaaaaattagtcacattttttttgtcgacttttgtaatattcgcgattttcacacttaaaaaagtcatttccaattattcgttttactattcgtagctgtgaataattgacttaaattattcGTTATTCGCTTCGCTATTCGCGAATAGTTGCCGaaattattcgctattcgcttcgttcggaaaattcactattcaCACAGCCCtacattgagtattttttcattaaaaaaatgaagtatggaaAACAGAGGAAACATTATCCTGCAGTCTCATCTTCGATATATAATGACGTATGAATAATATTTGCTTGTGATCTAACCTATTTTTTGGAGTGAACAAAGTAGGATATAAACCATTTTCAGAGGTAACACAAGACTTACATTCTTTAGTGTGGATGGTTAGCCTGGGCTGCGGCTTGAGCAGCTGCTGCCGCTGCAGCCGCTGCTCTTTGCTGCGCCAGTTGGTTGGCATCAATGTTGCGGAACTTTTTGATCCGTTTCCATTCACCAGTGTTGTAATTCATTTGGAAGTGGGTTTCCACCAACATCGTCAAGTAAGTCTTGTCTTGCTGAAGGACATTTTCCAAGTTTTCACTCAATTTAATTGTCACGATGTTACCCAACTGCGGACATGGATTCTCTGCAATCAAATGAACACACAATGAAGTTGATTGACGTACGTTTTGATGAGGTGTTTTAGTATTACACCTacagaaaaaaccaaaaactgtttcaaaatattacttaTGGCAAGGTCTTTAAAAAGATtaagagatgaaaaaaagttgatattTTAATCATATGATCAGcaggtcaaatttttttgctgctcaacttcaaaaataagaaaaatcctGAGAGATAATAACAATTATTTTCAgtcttgaaaaatataaatatctaTATTTCATGACACCTATACACATTATTTCCGACCACAGAAACAGGAAAAAACGAGGTCTCATGCTTAAACACTCACATTTGAGATATTGATATAACAGCTTAGAGTGGCGGTTCATGGATATCTTAGCACGAAAAAGCACAAAAGTGTCAAAGCAAAATGCAATTATAATATTAAGGCTACAGTTCAAAAACTGTAGTCCTAAAAATAAGCCATTTCAATTCTTAATACACAtggctaaagttgaaaaatgcaaaaatcagtttGCAAATTTGTAAGTTTCAGCTCATATTTTatctatttaaagaaaaatcaaccaacaagttcaattgaaatttccagaaaattttcttctttaccgACAAAAATCACTCAAGAGTCTAAAGAGAACGCATtgattaaattttctttgaaataacaTGAGGTATAATTGGAGATCTTTAAACGATGCGAATTTAGATACCTATTTTTTTGCATCTAGCCATCGATGAGTCAAGTTACAGGTTCAGAATTTAGAATTAAAATGCACCTTTATGCACTCCCTGGACACAAAACCTAACTAACAGGCTCACAACTTCATCCTAGGGATAGAAGAGGAAATTTGCTAAAAACTGGAATCTCTAAATACAAAacttgaaataaattgaaaatgaaaaccgaAAATGTGTCTACGCACTCTTGCCGCCTCAGAGGATTCACAATGCATCAATTCATATGAAAGATTTATTTTACAtataagtgagaaaaaaataaaatgaggttTGCTTCATGTTTCAAATTAAAACTTTCAGCTAGAGAAATTAATGAAGTTTTAAAGTATAAAGAGATTATACAAGCAATTGTAAGAGATTTCTATTGTAATGATAGGAACTGATTGGTATACCTCTTGAACCAGCCATGAAACCAAGAATTAGGGCTTTTTCCGGTCTTGTGACCTTGTTTGCTGTCTGGAACATCTCTTGCGCTTCTATCATTTGCTCCCTCTGAAAAATATCAAACTTGAGGTTAAAAGAAGAGGGATTTTTAACATACAACAGGAAACACTTTCAGGAAGAAGTTTGTacagaagaaaattcagtgaactaGAGCAATGCCTTAAACAGTGTCTTCTAGTGTCACAAACAGAGTGACATTTGGAcactttcttttcatttttatacattttaaatggaaaaagcgGTTTCTATTATTGTGTCACTTTGTCTTGTAATAACTGGAGGGCCTGTATCAGTGCACTGAGGAGGCAACGTTCAATTATCAACAATTTGCACTCTGACACTTGCGTTGAAGatattttaattataatttctTTAATAAAGTTCCCGTAAACATTTTTCAGGCTTTAAATAAAGTCAACTCACTGTAAGGGCCAAATTGGTCTGTTGCGAGATGCTGGGTGGTGCAATGGTGAGCTGAGTAATGTGAGGAGATCTGAAGATGACGTTCTGAACGGTTGGCTGCGTTTGTTGAGGTGTTGATGCTTGTAGCTGCGAAGTTTGCGCGGAAGAGACTTGAGTCAGCGTTGTCAACTGCGGTTGAGGTTGCGGTTGCTGTATCTGCGATTGTTGTTGCTGTTGCTGCTGGTGTTGTGGTTGCGGTTGCTGTTGTGATAGTTGTTGATGCGTAACTAGATGCGACTGTGGTTGAACGATAGTGGAAGCCACAGAGCTTGGAGTTTGCGGAGAAGTCATTATAACTTCTGTTTTGATTGATACTGGTGGGGTTGCACTGACATTTGTGGTTgctattagaagaaaaataaggatGATCAGAGACTCAGTGAAATACTGAATAGAAAAACACATTCTAAATGAGTTTTTGAGACTTATGATTGATTTAAATTGGCAAcaattatgagaataaaacaAGGCATCTCATTTCCAAAAATGTGGTAGGATAGAAAAAATgtattccatttttaaaaattcctcttTAAAAACTGACACATAATCCAAGGGATCATCAAGGGAAGTTTTTGCTCAATCAATATTATTTGGGTAAAATCCTCTGATTTTTGTTCAGATTACGTTTACCACCAAGGGATCAAATCCATTacgatgttttcaaaattgtaaaactttttatttttcaggaaagcgCCTCAAAGTTTgagttgtttttattttaccatcAATAGATTTTTATTGTTAAGTAAAGCAAATCCTGTAAGTTTCATAATTGTACGAGAATTAAGTTTTCTTTACGCTAAAGAAAAAGATGCATGATTTCGAAAACACCGCAATAGACTAGGCTTTGTTCTTAATTTCaaaaagacagaacaactgaaaTGGACAATACGATTCTTCACTGCTGTTTGATTTGACGGCATGGTCTGCCTCCAATGTATCTTGAATTTATTTGATTACTTCAGGAAATAAAATATGCCATCAATTCTAAGagataaatttcacaaaactgGAGAGAAACTCACGTTCTTTAATTGGTGTCGTGACCGTCATTGGATTAGAAGGTGTTGGTGGAGCGTAGACACCAGGGGTTGCTGGGGGTTGCAAGGGTGTTGGAGGATTGAGAGGTGTCAACCCTGCTGCGTAATCAGGTGTTGCAGGCGTGGCAGGTGCTGCTGTGACCTGAGTCGCAGGTTGAGCTGCTTGTGCCAATTCAGCTGCACGTTTTGCATCTTCCAATTCTGTGGGCATTTCCAAAAACAAAGACATGTAAGTAAAGCTTCGATAGGAGAAAGACAGTATTTATATTAGTGAAACAGGATTAATTGAACACACAAATGAATAGACTAATCAATGCAACAtgaaaagacaaagtttgagAATAAACCCTTTTGATACTAtgagctatttttttttcttttataacaGGAAACTTAACTACCTTGCGCCTTTAGGCGTTCTGTGAATTTATCctctattgtaaaaaaaatgatcacgAAATTTCAGCTTTAAGTGTTGGAtagttttctattaaaaaaaaaaataaaacacaagagAAATTCAGGGAATGTCTTCAATTGTTACTTTAGTTGATTCCCATTaaattcatctaatttttctaaGGCGTATTTTTTAGATGAGGTACTTTTGTCAAACTAGATACAAAAATcaatgtttgaattttgaaagaaaaataattcctggtatattaaaaaatgagacaagaaaaaatactaaaaatgtgGCCTGAACAGTGACAAGGTGGTAGAGTAGTGCTGTGTCTCActattctgcaaaaaaataaaggcaaaaaaaatccaaaaattttcattatgtTGCAAAAgtgtatgcaaaaatttaaattggaaaagATTTTTGAATCTAATAAAAATGCAGCCTTGATTTGGCAGCAGAATAATTTGAAGCTAGCACTATACTACCACTTTGTTACCAAAAAGAATGAGTTAGGAGCCGTTTAATTcatttttgggagaaaaattctACTCCAATTCCCTCTTCGAAATTAAATCCATTGAGTACATACGACCTGGTAATGGCGTTGACAGAGCCCTGTCTTTACGGTCAAAGATTACATTCTAGTGTTCAATATTAAGGATATGACCCTTGATTAGATCCACTCTGTCATGAAAAAATATAGTTGCCATTTTCTTGGCTCTGGTTACATGAGTACAGTATTTGTTTGATGAGGTAATTTCATGTTGTCTCACATGTCAgtgaaattgcattttaacccaACATTTTTGCGCCTTAACCTtggaaattatttaaatttcacTTCCTTCCCATCCGCACTAGATTATTTAGCTGCAAATTCAAAACAGTCATAATTCAAAACATTCAGTTATAACATTCGCAGGTAAGGCAAGAAAGAGACAGTAATTTTCATTGGTCAAGGTTCAATTTGGATTGAACATTTTGGACATTTTATGGgtcaaaatgtttgtaaaatacCTGATGCAATGGCCTGAATGTTGAGATCTTCTGCACCGAGGTAGTTTTGCAAAAAGACTGTTTTAAGTTGACTGAGTAATGTTACTTTTATATAAAAACTTAAACAGCAGTATCTAGAACGAAGAAAGTGAAACTATACCTTGCATCCTTTTCCGCTTTTTAGCTTGGGCATATCCTATAGGTTGCTCCGTGATATCTAACAGTTTGATACCACCATCTTTCCGAATCGAAGGACCTCTCGGTAAAACTGGAGAAGCTGTTGGCAAGGATCTGAAACCGCCGCCATCTGGCACTCGACTTGGAATTCCTTTCAACGGAGCTAAACACAAACAAAAAAAGTTAGAATGGGCAGAGAAGAAGCACAATGGGTCAGTGGCACCTTTTATCTTTTAGTCCATTTTCTCAAAGTATCCAGTGGACCAAGCTTCTAGGAatttattcagatttttttttaactctaaatgaCAAAAGAGCCCTGTTTTGAACATACCAAAAATGGAGCCCATTTGACATGATATTTTTGGCCACTTCTTAAGACAAAGCCAGGAAGGGAAAATGGCATTGGCTAATTGGTTGATCTCAACTTCAGGCATCGCTTTGCTACGTCAACTCGACTGGCCAATTTTAATTGGTTGGATTTGAATTATCTATTTCTCTCcgaagaaatgatttttttaacattaaatgaatttttttattttttcacaaaattttatgtagGAAAAACTATACTACTTACTTGCAAAAATTCTTTGCCAGAGTAAAAATAAACCAAAGGAGCAAACATATGAATGAATCAGGCAGAGTATTAGTTTAATCTACTTCATAACATGTTAAATTAAACTGTTGATGACTGATAATCAACATACTGTTGATTTCATCAACCTACACAGTTCGGTAATTGGCCTGTCTTGAGTAGCAGCTGAAGCAATTAGAATGGTTAATGCTTTTGGTGACTTGTTTGGTGAGTCTGCTGCAAATAGTTGCTAAGCAAAAAAGAGGAATTGATATTtaaattgctcaaaaatcaTGGCGAACAAAAAAGTAGACAACAGATGTCGATAGGTACATTCTAAAGTAGACTAAAGAATACTTCAAACATCCTAAAAGCAAGGCAAGGTGCCTAAATAATCAACCACATGGGTAAGATATAATCCTTAAAGATGgaaacagggttgccaaagaatttggaaaaataaatttcctgatTTCCGTGATACATCTGGATACAATTTCCTGACGATCGAGGAAAAAGGACATAGTTTGAAATAGTTTCTACGCGAAATTTATTATCCGAAACGTCAAACtctttcgagaaaaaaaacaaaggtgactcaacaatttttctccaaCACTTTCCTCATTTCCCCTTATATTTCCATGT
The genomic region above belongs to Bemisia tabaci chromosome 8, PGI_BMITA_v3 and contains:
- the LOC109041465 gene encoding negative elongation factor A, yielding MANVRDSDTSLWLHNKLGTSNDSWTGGSICSQLNAEVLRNIKECFPDLQTQVKLKLLLSFFHIPRRNVAEWKSELEEILEVALIDSEQWVSMLAEMMKTYPATGTLNTNICELEENKRIFSDLVNDLKKLVRKQNDLGMLPLECHYLNKSALVSSVGQQSGPPKHFTLKRKPKSAALRAELMQKSADAASNLKKSAATTVPVRSRGMPRKMTDTTPLKGIPSRVPDGGGFRSLPTASPVLPRGPSIRKDGGIKLLDITEQPIGYAQAKKRKRMQELEDAKRAAELAQAAQPATQVTAAPATPATPDYAAGLTPLNPPTPLQPPATPGVYAPPTPSNPMTVTTPIKEPTTNVSATPPVSIKTEVIMTSPQTPSSVASTIVQPQSHLVTHQQLSQQQPQPQHQQQQQQQSQIQQPQPQPQLTTLTQVSSAQTSQLQASTPQQTQPTVQNVIFRSPHITQLTIAPPSISQQTNLALTREQMIEAQEMFQTANKVTRPEKALILGFMAGSRENPCPQLGNIVTIKLSENLENVLQQDKTYLTMLVETHFQMNYNTGEWKRIKKFRNIDANQLAQQRAAAAAAAAAQAAAQANHPH